The following coding sequences lie in one Mycobacterium gordonae genomic window:
- a CDS encoding glycosyltransferase — protein MTEIFNAARPTNRPAGESPVSVALVIPAYNEERFIGRCLESCLRQTSPPDEIIVVNNRSTDDTRKIVRRFQARNPLVDIRLLDQDACQGIVPTRNHGFDNVRSTVIGRIDADSSIADNWVETIRRRFRNPVVSAVTGPVWYYDMPFQQPVFRLDRAVRDRLYRTATDQRFLFGSNMAIRTSAWRAVRHLTQLDPEDRLHEDIDLALALFKNKFEIEYDATLVAGVSGRRIEDSPRNFYRYAMRYLRTTRAHHVKSGGALGTIAILLLGYFPVRTLRLFYDGEKNRFTLAKLRDKMRGERGRAPVVRQLVPARTGALGAADPQWPPAA, from the coding sequence ATGACCGAAATCTTCAATGCGGCAAGGCCTACGAATCGTCCCGCCGGTGAATCACCGGTCTCCGTCGCCCTCGTCATTCCCGCCTATAACGAGGAACGTTTCATCGGCAGGTGCCTCGAATCCTGCCTTCGGCAGACTTCTCCACCCGACGAAATAATCGTCGTCAACAACAGGTCGACCGACGACACCAGAAAAATTGTGCGCCGGTTCCAAGCCCGAAACCCTCTCGTCGACATTCGGTTGCTGGACCAGGACGCCTGTCAAGGCATCGTGCCCACTCGCAACCATGGCTTCGATAACGTCCGCAGCACCGTGATCGGCCGCATCGACGCCGATTCCAGCATCGCCGACAACTGGGTCGAGACGATCCGCCGTCGGTTCCGCAATCCCGTCGTCAGCGCCGTGACGGGCCCGGTGTGGTACTACGACATGCCATTCCAGCAGCCCGTCTTTCGGCTTGATCGCGCCGTTCGGGACCGGTTGTACAGGACCGCAACAGACCAACGTTTTCTGTTCGGTTCGAATATGGCGATCCGCACGTCGGCGTGGCGCGCTGTCCGTCACCTCACCCAGCTCGATCCCGAAGACCGCCTGCATGAAGATATCGACCTCGCCCTGGCATTGTTCAAGAACAAATTCGAGATCGAATACGACGCCACGCTTGTTGCCGGTGTATCCGGCCGGCGCATCGAGGACTCGCCACGCAATTTCTATCGGTACGCCATGCGCTATTTGCGGACAACCAGGGCGCACCACGTCAAGAGCGGCGGGGCGCTGGGCACGATCGCGATTCTGTTGTTGGGTTACTTCCCGGTCCGCACTTTGCGCTTGTTCTATGACGGCGAAAAGAATCGGTTCACGTTGGCGAAACTGCGCGACAAGATGCGCGGCGAGCGCGGGCGGGCACCGGTGGTCAGGCAGCTGGTGCCCGCGCGCACCGGGGCCCTGGGCGCCGCCGATCCGCAATGGCCGCCGGCGGCCTGA
- the thrS gene encoding threonine--tRNA ligase, whose product MSVPAQPVSGAREAPIRVSAGTTAAAAVGEAGLPRRGAPDAIVVVRDPDGKLRDLSWVPDADVEVIPVAANTDDGRSVIRHSAAHVLAQAVQDLFPHAKLGIGPPIADGFYYDFDVAEPFTPEDLDKLEKRMRQIVKEGQLFDRRVFESKDEAREELANEPFKLELVDDKSGDPDVMEVGGDELTAYDNLNPRTRERVWGDLCRGPHIPTTKHIPAFKLTRSSAAYWRGDQNNASLQRIYGTAWESQEALDTHLELIAEAQRRDHRKLGVELDLFSFPDEIGSGLAVFHPKGGIIRRELEEYSRRKHEQAGYEFVNTPHITKEQLYITSGHLEWYADGMYPPMHLDAEFNPDGTVRKPGQDYYLKPMNCPMHHLIYRARGRSYRELPLRLFEFGSVYRYEKSGVIHGLTRVRGMTQDDSHIYCTLDQMRDELTSVLRFVLDLLADYGLDDYYLELSTKDPDKYVGSDEVWDEATALLREVGEASGLELVPDPGGAAFYGPKISVQVKDALGRSWQMSTLQVDFTMPDRFELEYTASDGSRKRPVLIHRALFGSIERFFGILTEHYAGAFPAWLAPVQVVGIPVADEHVPYLEDVALQLKSHGVRVEIDASDDRMAKKIVNHTNQKVPFMLLAGDRDVQAGAVSFRFGDRTQINGVHRDSAVAAIVDWIARRENAAPTAELVKIAQSDRD is encoded by the coding sequence ATGAGCGTCCCCGCACAGCCCGTCTCAGGAGCCCGCGAAGCCCCGATCCGGGTTTCTGCCGGGACCACCGCGGCGGCTGCCGTCGGCGAGGCCGGGTTGCCGAGGAGGGGTGCGCCCGACGCGATCGTGGTGGTGCGCGACCCCGACGGCAAACTGCGTGACCTCAGCTGGGTGCCGGACGCCGACGTCGAGGTGATCCCGGTGGCAGCCAACACCGACGACGGCCGCAGCGTGATCCGGCATTCGGCCGCCCATGTGCTGGCCCAGGCCGTCCAAGACCTGTTCCCGCATGCCAAGCTCGGCATCGGCCCGCCCATCGCCGACGGTTTCTACTACGACTTCGACGTCGCCGAACCGTTCACGCCCGAGGATCTGGACAAGCTGGAAAAGCGGATGCGCCAGATCGTCAAGGAGGGACAGCTGTTCGACCGGCGGGTCTTCGAGTCCAAAGACGAAGCCCGCGAGGAACTGGCGAACGAGCCGTTCAAGCTCGAGCTCGTCGATGACAAGTCCGGGGATCCGGATGTCATGGAGGTCGGTGGCGACGAGCTGACCGCCTACGACAACCTCAATCCGCGCACCCGCGAACGAGTGTGGGGCGACCTGTGCCGCGGCCCGCACATCCCCACCACCAAACACATCCCCGCGTTCAAGCTGACCCGCAGTTCGGCCGCGTACTGGCGGGGTGATCAGAACAACGCCAGCCTGCAACGCATCTACGGCACGGCGTGGGAATCGCAGGAGGCACTCGACACACACCTGGAGCTGATCGCCGAGGCTCAACGCCGTGATCACCGCAAACTGGGCGTCGAACTCGACCTGTTCAGCTTCCCGGACGAAATCGGTTCCGGCCTCGCGGTTTTCCATCCGAAAGGCGGCATCATCCGTCGGGAACTCGAGGAGTACTCCCGGCGCAAGCACGAGCAGGCCGGCTACGAGTTCGTCAACACCCCGCACATCACCAAAGAACAGCTCTACATCACCTCGGGCCATCTGGAGTGGTACGCCGACGGCATGTACCCGCCGATGCATCTCGATGCCGAGTTCAACCCCGACGGCACCGTGCGCAAACCCGGCCAGGACTACTACCTCAAGCCGATGAACTGCCCGATGCACCACCTGATCTACCGGGCACGCGGCCGGTCGTATCGCGAACTTCCGTTGCGGCTCTTCGAGTTCGGCAGCGTCTACCGGTACGAGAAATCCGGTGTCATCCACGGACTGACCCGGGTGCGCGGGATGACCCAGGACGATTCCCACATCTACTGCACCCTCGACCAGATGCGCGACGAGTTGACCTCGGTGCTGCGGTTCGTGCTCGACCTGCTGGCCGACTACGGCCTGGACGACTACTACTTGGAGCTCTCCACCAAGGACCCCGATAAGTACGTCGGCTCCGACGAGGTGTGGGACGAGGCGACCGCGCTCCTGCGCGAGGTCGGCGAGGCCTCCGGTCTGGAGCTGGTGCCCGACCCGGGTGGCGCGGCGTTCTACGGACCCAAGATCTCGGTGCAGGTCAAGGACGCGCTGGGCCGCAGTTGGCAGATGTCGACACTGCAGGTCGACTTCACCATGCCCGACCGCTTCGAGCTGGAGTACACCGCCAGCGACGGGTCCAGGAAACGCCCGGTGCTGATCCACCGGGCGTTGTTCGGCTCCATCGAGCGGTTCTTCGGCATCCTCACCGAGCACTACGCAGGGGCGTTCCCGGCGTGGCTGGCCCCGGTTCAGGTGGTCGGCATCCCGGTGGCCGACGAGCACGTTCCTTATCTGGAAGACGTTGCGCTGCAACTGAAATCGCATGGGGTTCGGGTGGAGATCGATGCCAGTGACGACCGGATGGCCAAGAAGATCGTCAACCACACCAACCAGAAGGTGCCGTTCATGCTGCTGGCCGGTGACCGGGACGTGCAGGCCGGGGCGGTGAGTTTCCGGTTCGGCGACCGCACCCAGATCAACGGGGTGCACCGGGACAGCGCGGTCGCTGCCATCGTCGACTGGATCGCCCGCCGCGAAAATGCCGCGCCGACAGCAGAACTGGTGAAAATCGCGCAGAGCGATAGGGATTGA
- a CDS encoding HIT family protein, which yields MSDDDTIHDRGVGQRDHLQRLWTPYRMNYLAEAPESRDRASRGEPFTDIPQMSDEEGLVVARGELVYAVLNLYPYNPGHLMVVPYRRVSELEDLTEAESVEVMAFTQKAIRVIKKVSRPHGFNVGMNLGTSAGGSLAEHLHVHVVPRWGGDANFITIVGGSKVIPQLLRETRRLLADEWAKQS from the coding sequence ATGAGTGATGACGACACGATCCACGACCGCGGCGTCGGCCAGCGGGACCATCTGCAGCGGCTGTGGACCCCGTATCGGATGAACTACCTGGCCGAAGCGCCCGAAAGCAGGGACAGAGCGAGCCGTGGCGAGCCGTTCACCGACATCCCGCAGATGTCCGACGAAGAGGGCCTCGTGGTCGCTCGCGGCGAGCTGGTCTACGCCGTACTGAACCTCTATCCGTACAACCCCGGCCACCTGATGGTGGTGCCCTACCGGCGGGTGTCGGAGCTCGAGGACCTCACCGAGGCCGAGAGCGTCGAGGTGATGGCCTTCACCCAGAAGGCGATCCGCGTGATCAAGAAGGTGTCGCGCCCGCACGGATTCAACGTCGGCATGAACCTTGGCACCTCGGCGGGCGGCTCGCTGGCGGAGCATCTGCACGTGCACGTCGTTCCCCGGTGGGGCGGCGACGCGAACTTCATCACCATTGTCGGCGGGTCCAAGGTGATACCGCAGCTGCTGCGCGAGACCCGGCGGCTGCTGGCCGACGAGTGGGCGAAGCAATCATGA
- the pgsA gene encoding phosphatidylinositol phosphate synthase, whose translation MSKLPFLSRAFFARLTDPVARAALKIGLTPDIVTVIGTVGSMAGALTLFPLGKLFFGGCVVWFFTLFDMADGAMARARGGGTRFGAVLDATCDRVSDGAVFCGLAWWIAFRMHDKWLTAATLICLVTSQVISYIKARAEASGLRGDGGFIERPERLIIVLVGAGVSDFPFVAWPPALPIGMWLLAVLSVITCGQRMYAVRTSPGAVDRIPIPGKNEQ comes from the coding sequence GTGAGCAAGCTGCCGTTTCTGTCCCGGGCGTTCTTCGCCCGCCTCACCGACCCGGTGGCCCGGGCCGCCTTGAAGATCGGTCTGACGCCCGACATCGTCACCGTCATCGGCACAGTCGGCTCGATGGCGGGGGCGTTGACGCTGTTTCCGCTGGGCAAGCTGTTCTTCGGTGGCTGTGTGGTGTGGTTCTTCACGCTCTTCGACATGGCCGACGGGGCGATGGCCCGCGCGCGCGGCGGCGGCACCCGCTTCGGCGCGGTGCTCGATGCCACCTGCGACCGCGTCAGCGATGGTGCGGTGTTCTGCGGACTGGCCTGGTGGATCGCCTTTCGCATGCATGACAAATGGTTGACCGCGGCGACGCTGATCTGCCTGGTCACCTCGCAGGTGATCTCCTACATCAAGGCGCGGGCCGAAGCCAGCGGACTGCGCGGCGACGGCGGTTTCATCGAGCGCCCGGAGCGGCTGATCATCGTGCTGGTCGGGGCCGGGGTGTCCGACTTCCCGTTTGTGGCCTGGCCACCTGCGCTGCCGATCGGCATGTGGCTGTTGGCCGTGCTCAGCGTGATCACCTGCGGGCAACGCATGTATGCGGTGCGAACCTCGCCGGGGGCCGTCGACCGCATCCCCATCCCAGGAAAGAACGAGCAGTGA
- a CDS encoding phosphatidylinositol mannoside acyltransferase — protein sequence MIPPSVGLKLPGRPRDLLTGRATDWAYATGWRAVRVLPEFAARNAFDAGARYAARNGGPEQLRKNLARVLGVRPAAVPDALMRASLASYARYWREAFRLPTMDLRALTRRLDSGTHGQDNLNAGLAAGRGVVLALPHSGNWDMNGVWLAQTYGTFATVAERLKPESLYRRFIDYRETLGFEVIPHSGGRRPPFEVLCDRLRDNQIVALMAERDLTRTGVEVDFFGEPTRMPAGPAKLAIATGAALLPSHCWFSGDGWECKMQTPLDCSNGDVGAITQALADEFARNIAAHPADWHMLQPQWLADLSDDRQAWLKDG from the coding sequence GTGATACCGCCATCAGTAGGCCTGAAACTGCCCGGCCGGCCCCGCGATCTGTTGACCGGTAGGGCCACCGACTGGGCCTATGCCACCGGCTGGCGGGCCGTGCGGGTGCTGCCGGAGTTCGCCGCGCGCAATGCATTCGACGCCGGCGCCCGTTACGCCGCCCGCAACGGTGGTCCCGAGCAGTTGCGCAAGAATCTGGCGCGCGTCCTCGGGGTCCGGCCCGCCGCGGTGCCCGACGCACTGATGCGCGCCTCGTTGGCGTCCTATGCCCGGTACTGGCGGGAAGCGTTCCGGTTGCCGACGATGGATCTGCGCGCGCTGACGCGCCGGCTCGACAGCGGAACCCACGGCCAGGACAATCTCAACGCCGGACTGGCGGCCGGCCGCGGCGTGGTGCTGGCATTGCCGCACAGTGGCAACTGGGACATGAACGGTGTCTGGCTGGCACAGACCTACGGCACTTTCGCCACCGTCGCCGAGCGACTCAAGCCGGAGTCGCTCTACCGGCGCTTCATCGACTACCGCGAGACGCTCGGCTTCGAAGTGATCCCGCACTCCGGCGGCCGGCGACCGCCGTTCGAGGTCCTGTGTGACCGGCTGCGCGACAATCAGATCGTGGCCCTGATGGCCGAGCGCGACCTCACCCGCACCGGTGTCGAGGTCGACTTCTTCGGCGAACCCACCCGGATGCCCGCCGGGCCGGCCAAGCTGGCGATCGCGACGGGCGCGGCGTTGCTGCCGTCGCACTGCTGGTTCAGCGGCGACGGCTGGGAATGCAAGATGCAGACCCCGTTGGATTGCAGCAACGGCGACGTCGGCGCCATCACCCAGGCGCTGGCCGACGAGTTCGCGCGCAATATCGCTGCCCATCCCGCAGACTGGCACATGCTGCAACCGCAGTGGCTGGCGGATCTGTCGGACGACCGGCAGGCCTGGTTGAAGGACGGCTGA
- a CDS encoding glycosyltransferase family 4 protein: MRIGMVCPYSFDVPGGVQSHVLQLAEVMTERGHEVSVLAPMSSQAALPDYVVSAGKAVPIPYNGSVARLRFGPVTYRKVKRWLAEGDFDVLHLHEPGAPSLSLLALDIAEGPIVATFHTSTTKSVAMSVLGGMLRPRFEKIVGRIAVSDLARRWQMESVGSDAVEIPNGVDVDSFASAPLLDGYPRPGKTVLFLGRFDESRKGMATLLSAMPAVVQRFPDVQLLIVGRGDEDELRSQASQFADHLRFLGQVDDAGKASAMRSADVYCAPNTGGESFGIVLVEAMAAGTAVVASDLDAFRRVLQDGELGRLVPIEDGLEDGEALAEALIAVLDDDALRARYVAAGSEAVHRYDWSVVASQIMRVYETVAGSGVKVQVAS, from the coding sequence ATGCGGATCGGAATGGTCTGCCCCTACTCGTTCGACGTGCCCGGCGGGGTGCAGTCGCACGTGTTGCAGCTGGCCGAGGTGATGACCGAGCGCGGACACGAGGTCAGCGTCCTGGCGCCGATGTCCTCGCAGGCCGCCCTGCCCGACTACGTCGTCTCCGCCGGCAAAGCCGTTCCCATTCCCTACAACGGATCGGTGGCTCGGCTGCGGTTCGGCCCGGTCACCTACCGCAAGGTGAAGAGATGGCTCGCCGAAGGCGATTTCGACGTGCTGCACCTGCACGAACCGGGCGCCCCGAGCCTGTCGCTGCTCGCCCTCGACATCGCCGAAGGTCCGATTGTGGCGACTTTTCACACGTCGACCACCAAGTCGGTGGCGATGTCGGTATTGGGCGGCATGCTGCGGCCCAGGTTCGAGAAGATCGTCGGCCGGATTGCGGTGTCCGACCTGGCCCGGCGCTGGCAGATGGAGTCGGTGGGATCGGATGCGGTGGAGATCCCCAACGGTGTCGACGTCGATTCGTTCGCTTCGGCGCCGCTGTTGGACGGATACCCGCGGCCAGGCAAGACCGTGCTGTTCCTGGGGCGCTTCGACGAGTCGCGCAAGGGCATGGCAACGCTGCTGTCGGCCATGCCCGCCGTGGTGCAGCGGTTCCCCGACGTGCAGCTGCTGATCGTCGGTCGCGGTGACGAAGACGAATTGCGCAGTCAAGCAAGCCAATTCGCCGATCATCTCAGGTTTCTAGGGCAGGTCGACGACGCCGGTAAGGCGTCGGCGATGCGCAGCGCTGACGTGTATTGCGCGCCCAACACCGGCGGCGAGAGTTTCGGCATCGTCCTGGTCGAGGCGATGGCCGCCGGTACCGCCGTGGTGGCCAGCGATCTGGACGCGTTCCGGCGGGTGCTGCAGGACGGCGAACTCGGCCGACTGGTTCCGATCGAAGACGGCCTCGAAGACGGAGAAGCGCTGGCTGAGGCGTTGATCGCGGTGCTGGACGACGACGCGCTGCGCGCCCGATACGTCGCCGCCGGAAGCGAGGCCGTCCACCGCTACGACTGGTCTGTGGTGGCCAGCCAGATCATGCGGGTCTACGAGACGGTGGCCGGCTCCGGCGTCAAGGTCCAGGTGGCCAGCTGA
- a CDS encoding NUDIX hydrolase: MVWLVALAVLLFVLLVILGAWGYQRANRLDRLNVRYDLSWQALDSALARRAVVARAVAIDAYGGSPEGERLAALADAAERAPRTMRETAENELSAALALVDPASVPAALVAELADAEARVLLARRFHNDAVRDTLVLAERRMVRLFHLGGRAPLPTYFEIAERPHAQRHTGDRLNHRTSARVVLLDEGGSVLLLCGSDPAIAHAPCWWFTVGGEVRPGERLAEAAARELAEETGLQVASTDLVGPVWRRDEVFEFNGSMIDSEEFYLVYRTRRFEPTLDGRTALERSYIHGARWCGPADIAELVAAGEVVYPRQLGELLPTANRLIDSAPRDAVVPQSIS, encoded by the coding sequence ATGGTGTGGCTCGTCGCCCTGGCCGTTCTGCTGTTCGTGCTGTTGGTCATTCTCGGCGCCTGGGGCTATCAGCGGGCCAATCGCCTGGACCGGCTCAACGTCCGCTACGACCTGTCCTGGCAGGCGCTGGACAGCGCGCTGGCGCGGCGCGCGGTCGTGGCGCGTGCGGTCGCCATCGATGCCTACGGCGGCTCGCCGGAGGGCGAGCGGCTGGCGGCCCTGGCCGATGCCGCCGAGCGCGCGCCCCGCACCATGCGCGAGACCGCGGAAAACGAGCTGTCGGCCGCGTTGGCGCTGGTCGATCCCGCGTCGGTGCCGGCGGCCCTGGTGGCCGAGCTGGCCGATGCCGAGGCGCGGGTGCTGTTGGCCCGCCGATTCCACAACGATGCGGTGCGCGACACCTTGGTGCTGGCCGAGCGGCGCATGGTTCGGCTGTTTCATCTCGGCGGAAGGGCGCCGCTGCCAACGTATTTCGAGATCGCCGAGCGGCCGCACGCGCAGCGGCACACGGGCGACCGGCTCAACCACCGCACTTCGGCGCGGGTGGTCCTGCTCGACGAGGGCGGTTCGGTGCTGCTGCTGTGCGGCTCCGATCCGGCTATCGCCCATGCGCCGTGCTGGTGGTTCACCGTCGGAGGCGAAGTCAGGCCGGGGGAGCGGTTGGCCGAAGCCGCCGCCCGGGAATTGGCCGAGGAGACCGGTTTGCAGGTCGCGTCGACGGACCTGGTGGGACCGGTGTGGCGACGTGACGAGGTCTTCGAGTTCAACGGTTCGATGATCGACAGCGAGGAGTTCTACCTCGTGTACCGCACCCGGCGGTTCGAGCCGACGCTGGACGGGCGGACGGCCCTGGAACGCAGCTACATTCACGGTGCCCGGTGGTGCGGCCCGGCCGACATCGCCGAACTGGTCGCCGCCGGTGAGGTGGTCTACCCGCGGCAGCTGGGGGAGCTGCTGCCGACCGCCAACCGGCTGATCGACTCGGCCCCGCGTGATGCCGTTGTCCCGCAGTCGATCAGCTGA
- a CDS encoding PE-PPE domain-containing protein: MNFAVLPPELTSARIFAGAGPRSWLSVAASWDGLAVELDAAARSFTAVTSGLADGWRGPAMLAMTRAAAPYATWLTSAATQAERTAAQARVAAGAFETAQAAVVHPGLVAANRSGLVSLVTTNLFGQNAPAIAAAEAAYEQMWAQDVAAMAGYHAQVSAVAQQLSATHAATGLPGLSIDWADGTFNLGSGNQGANNIGFGNVGNGNIGVGNRGEGNIGVNNKGNCNVGLINIGNHLVGYGLPGDGNVGVNLIELTPAGGGSSTTTALLMGGTGPNPLPWSGFEVLPSSFITPTHPSYDAQFLVTPQKMFPITGPTSLTFDASIAEGMHRLNTATMNLHAAGKDIVVFGVSQSATVATLEMRYLQSLPPALRPAADELSFVLIANPNRPDGGLLSRFTGLSIPFLGFTFNGATPANVYPTVDYAIQYDGAADFPRYPLNLLATANALAGFAYIHPSYSLSAAQFASGIVQPVSPGSLTTYILIPTHDLPLLNPVRAIPLVGNPLADLVQPDLRVLVELGYDRTAYQDVPTPFGLFPQVDPAVLAAQLQQGAVQGIHDALGGLGFPGRLP, encoded by the coding sequence ATGAATTTCGCCGTTCTACCGCCGGAACTCACCTCCGCGCGCATCTTCGCCGGTGCGGGGCCGCGCAGCTGGCTGTCGGTGGCGGCATCCTGGGACGGGCTGGCCGTCGAACTGGATGCCGCGGCGCGTTCGTTCACCGCGGTCACCTCGGGCCTGGCCGACGGGTGGCGGGGCCCGGCGATGCTGGCGATGACGCGGGCCGCGGCGCCCTATGCCACGTGGTTGACGTCGGCGGCGACGCAGGCCGAACGGACGGCCGCACAGGCGCGAGTGGCGGCGGGCGCATTCGAGACCGCGCAGGCTGCGGTCGTGCACCCGGGGCTGGTTGCCGCCAACCGGTCGGGGCTGGTGTCGCTGGTGACGACCAACCTGTTCGGGCAGAACGCCCCCGCCATCGCGGCCGCCGAAGCCGCCTACGAACAGATGTGGGCCCAAGACGTCGCGGCCATGGCCGGATACCACGCGCAGGTGTCGGCAGTGGCGCAGCAACTGTCCGCCACGCATGCCGCCACCGGCCTGCCCGGGCTCAGCATCGACTGGGCCGACGGCACCTTCAACCTGGGCTCGGGCAACCAGGGCGCCAACAACATCGGATTCGGCAATGTCGGCAACGGCAACATCGGCGTCGGAAACCGTGGTGAGGGCAACATCGGCGTCAACAACAAGGGCAACTGCAACGTCGGGCTCATCAACATCGGCAACCACCTCGTCGGTTACGGACTTCCCGGCGACGGCAACGTCGGCGTGAACCTTATCGAGCTGACCCCGGCCGGGGGCGGCAGTTCGACCACGACGGCGCTGCTGATGGGTGGAACCGGACCCAACCCTCTGCCCTGGTCGGGCTTCGAGGTGCTGCCGAGCAGCTTCATCACTCCTACCCATCCGTCCTATGACGCACAGTTTCTGGTGACACCGCAGAAGATGTTTCCCATCACCGGACCCACCAGCCTGACCTTCGACGCCTCGATCGCCGAGGGGATGCATCGGCTCAACACCGCCACCATGAACCTGCATGCCGCGGGCAAAGACATAGTCGTATTCGGCGTGTCCCAGAGCGCCACGGTGGCGACGCTGGAAATGCGCTACCTGCAGTCCCTGCCGCCGGCGTTGCGGCCCGCGGCCGACGAACTGTCTTTTGTGCTGATCGCCAACCCCAACCGGCCTGACGGCGGCCTGCTGTCACGCTTCACGGGCCTGTCCATCCCGTTCCTGGGCTTCACTTTCAACGGCGCGACGCCCGCCAACGTCTATCCCACTGTGGATTACGCCATCCAGTACGACGGCGCCGCCGACTTCCCCCGTTACCCGCTCAACCTGCTGGCAACGGCCAACGCGCTGGCCGGCTTCGCCTATATCCACCCGTCATACTCGTTGTCAGCCGCCCAGTTCGCGTCCGGCATCGTCCAGCCGGTGTCCCCGGGCAGTCTGACCACCTACATCCTGATCCCCACCCACGACCTGCCGCTGCTCAACCCGGTGCGCGCCATCCCGCTGGTGGGGAATCCGCTGGCCGACCTGGTCCAGCCGGACCTGCGGGTGCTCGTCGAGCTGGGCTACGACCGGACCGCCTACCAGGACGTGCCGACGCCTTTCGGATTGTTCCCCCAGGTCGATCCGGCCGTCCTCGCCGCGCAGCTACAGCAGGGTGCGGTGCAGGGAATTCATGATGCGCTGGGCGGATTGGGATTCCCGGGGCGGCTACCGTAA
- a CDS encoding PE-PPE domain-containing protein, with protein MSFAVLPPELNSTRMCTGVGRAPMLAAAAAWDGLAQELEAAAGSVASATFGLAGEAWQGDALQAMTRAAGPYVGWLSVAASQAEQTAAQARLAADAFDAARAAIVHPAVIAANRSQLVSLVRSNLLGLNTPTIAAVEADYEQIWAQDVAAMACYHANASAATQLPQWQQLAQNLREQVASAYAAAGLPVISVNMENGTFNVGSANTGINNIGFGNNGNGNIGVANTGNENIGFHNLGSRNFGLGNQGNGNIGIGLTGNGQIGFGIPDDDYPHALVVGDGGPGVTALVIGGTKSPLPLPRPAILEYAAHFITPFHLGYTAEYLKTPSEFFPLTGPGSLTFDASVAQGVVNLHAEITEQLAAGNHVIVFGGSQGAAIALMEIRYLHSLSENLRPGLDELSFVLTGNPFRPDGGLFARGLAIPQLGISFSGATPSVYPLVDYAVQYDGVADFPRYPLNLISTANAVAGIVFLHSGLMTVPHDLAAGIVQPVSSPDVHATYILLPTEDLPLLYPLRAIPLVGNPLADLVQPDLRVLVELGYDRTAYQDVLAPFGLFPHVDPALLAAQLHQGAVQGVHDALASLGVPPKL; from the coding sequence ATGAGTTTTGCCGTGTTACCGCCGGAATTGAATTCGACTCGCATGTGCACAGGTGTCGGCCGTGCACCGATGCTGGCCGCTGCCGCCGCCTGGGATGGTCTGGCGCAGGAGCTGGAGGCTGCGGCGGGCTCCGTCGCATCGGCGACCTTCGGGCTGGCAGGCGAGGCCTGGCAGGGCGATGCCCTGCAGGCGATGACACGCGCAGCCGGGCCGTATGTGGGTTGGTTGAGCGTGGCGGCGAGCCAGGCTGAGCAAACGGCCGCCCAGGCACGACTGGCCGCTGACGCCTTCGATGCCGCCCGCGCGGCCATCGTGCATCCGGCGGTGATCGCGGCCAACCGGAGCCAGCTGGTCTCACTCGTAAGATCCAATCTCCTGGGCCTGAATACCCCGACCATCGCCGCCGTCGAAGCCGACTACGAACAGATATGGGCCCAAGACGTCGCTGCGATGGCCTGTTACCACGCCAACGCGTCAGCGGCCACGCAGCTGCCGCAGTGGCAGCAGCTGGCGCAGAATCTGCGCGAGCAGGTGGCCAGCGCGTACGCCGCCGCTGGGCTTCCAGTGATCAGCGTGAATATGGAAAACGGCACGTTCAACGTCGGCAGCGCAAACACCGGAATCAACAACATCGGCTTCGGGAACAACGGCAATGGAAACATCGGCGTCGCAAACACCGGCAATGAAAACATCGGCTTCCATAATCTTGGAAGCAGGAACTTCGGCTTGGGGAATCAAGGCAATGGGAACATCGGCATCGGCTTGACCGGAAACGGACAAATCGGTTTCGGGATTCCCGACGACGACTACCCGCACGCCCTGGTGGTCGGGGACGGCGGGCCGGGAGTAACAGCATTGGTGATAGGCGGAACCAAGAGCCCGCTACCTCTGCCGAGACCCGCGATACTGGAGTACGCGGCGCACTTCATCACTCCCTTCCATCTTGGGTATACCGCCGAGTACTTGAAGACGCCGTCTGAATTTTTCCCCCTCACCGGGCCGGGCAGCTTGACCTTCGACGCCTCGGTGGCGCAGGGCGTCGTGAATCTGCATGCCGAGATTACCGAGCAACTTGCGGCGGGAAACCACGTCATCGTGTTCGGTGGCTCCCAGGGTGCGGCGATAGCGCTGATGGAAATCCGCTATCTGCATTCCCTGTCCGAAAACCTACGACCGGGGCTAGACGAATTGTCCTTTGTGCTGACCGGTAATCCCTTCCGGCCCGACGGCGGTCTGTTTGCCCGCGGTCTCGCCATACCTCAATTGGGTATCTCTTTCTCCGGCGCGACGCCCTCCGTCTACCCACTCGTCGACTATGCGGTCCAATACGATGGCGTCGCCGACTTCCCCCGATACCCGCTGAATCTCATTTCGACCGCCAACGCCGTTGCGGGCATCGTTTTCCTGCACTCCGGATTGATGACGGTGCCGCACGATCTGGCGGCAGGTATCGTTCAGCCGGTGTCGTCGCCGGACGTACACGCCACCTACATCCTGCTTCCCACCGAAGATCTGCCGCTGCTGTACCCGTTGCGCGCCATTCCCCTCGTGGGAAACCCACTCGCCGATTTGGTCCAGCCCGATTTGCGAGTGCTCGTTGAGTTGGGATACGACCGCACCGCCTACCAGGACGTGTTGGCACCGTTCGGGTTGTTCCCACACGTCGATCCGGCGCTGCTCGCCGCTCAGTTGCATCAGGGTGCTGTGCAGGGTGTGCACGATGCGTTGGCTTCGTTGGGTGTGCCACCGAAACTGTGA